The stretch of DNA CTTTTTTAGCTTCACTTTGATTTTTTCCCTTTTCCAGCTTTTGCATTCTCCATTTGTCACTTGTATTAAGATTAGTTATTTCAACCTTAGAAGCATGAATCGATACTTTGGTACTGGTTCCTGAAACTTTCTCCCTAGTAACTCCTTCAATTATTAATCGTCCTTTTTCTGTAATTACTTCTGTAACTTTTCCCTCTATGCCACTAAAA from Candidatus Bathyarchaeota archaeon encodes:
- the rplX gene encoding 50S ribosomal protein L24, with product MNELVSVKPRKQRKLLYKGDKRLRHKLLGASLSDKLREKYGVRTIPVKNGDTVRISRGDFSGIEGKVTEVITEKGRLIIEGVTREKVSGTSTKVSIHASKVEITNLNTSDKWRMQKLEKGKNQSEAKKESKEKSKNQ